The DNA region CGGTGTGAAGGTTCGCTTGCATCGGTGCAATTGTCTGGTACTATCCGCAGCCTATTTCCGTGCGGTATTCAACAATTGTGTTGGGTGGCGGCGCGTTAGACCGAGGAAGTACCGATGAAAGCTGATATCCATCCAGTTTACGAAGCCATTGACGCGACCTGCAGCTGCGGCAATGTCATCAAAACCCGTTCCACTCTGACCGGCCCTTTGAGCCTGGACGTGTGCAACGAGTGCCACCCGTTCTACACCGGCAAGCAGAAGATGCTTGACGTTGGCGGCCGTGTCGACAAGTTCAAATCCCGTTTCGGTGCGTTCGGCGCAACCAAAGCGAAGCAAGACTGAAGCTGAACTGGCTGCCCCTTGGGCATTTCCAGGCTGCTTGAAAAGGCGCCCCTTGTGGGCGTCTTTTTTATGTCCGCAATTTGGCTGTCCGGCGCACAGGCTTTCTGCCCCGCGCCGGCCTCCTTGCCCGTCGCGCAGGTACAGCGCGTGGTCGACGGCGACACACTGCGCCTGACGGACGGCCGTAGTGTGCGGATGATCGGGCTGAACACGCCTGAAACCGGCAAAAAGGGGCAGTCTGCCGAGCCTTTTGCAGAAGCCGCCAGGCGCAGGCTGCAAGCGCTGGTGGATGCCAGCGGCGGTCAGGTCAGTCTGCGCGTGGGTCAGCAGGGCAAGGACCATTACGGTCGCACGCTGGCCAACGTCTATGGGCGTGACGGTGCCAACCTCGAAGCGCAATTGCTCAGCGAAGGTCTAGGCTATCTGGTAGCGGTCGCGCCCAACGTCGCGCTGATCGATTGTCAGCAAAATGCGGAACGCCAGGCGCGTCAGGCCAGGCTGGGTCTATGGCGCAACTCGCCCGTGCAGGCTTCAGACACTGTTACCAAAAGCGGTTTTGCCGTGGTCTCTGGTCAGGTCAAAAGTGTGCAGCGCAATCGCGGCGGCGTCTGGATCGAGCTGCAAGGCGCGCTGGTGCTGCGCATTGCGCCTGACCAGATGTCCGCCTTCGACATGGTGACGCTCGAACGCCTCAAGGGCCGGAAAATCGAAGCGCGCGGCTGGGTGGTCGATCGCTCCCGGCGGGGTGGCCTTAAGTCAGGACAGTCACGCTGGCTGCTGCCGTTGACGCACCCTGCGATGCTGAACCTGCCCGCTATCTAAGCGTAAAGTCTAACCCTGGGCCTCTTGACAGCAGTGACTGGTCAGTCTTGTTAGGACCAGGCATCTTGCGTATCCTCGGCGGTCCGTCTGTCCCACAGTAAAAAAAGCGGAATCCAATACATGTCAGATCTGAAAACTGCCGCGCTCGAATACCATGCCAATCCTCGTCCGGGGAAGCTGAGCGTCGAACTCACCAAGCCGACCGCAACCGCTCGTGACCTGGCTCTGGCCTACAGCCCTGGCGTTGCTGAACCCGTGCGTGAAATCGCCCGTGACCCTGAGCTGGCTTACAAGTACACCGGCAAAGGCAATCTGGTAGCAGTTATTTCCGATGGCACCGCAATTCTGGGCCTCGGCGATCTGGGCCCATTGGCTTCCAAGCCCGTCATGGAAGGTAAAGGGGTTCTGTTCAAGCGTTTCGCCGGTATCGACGTTTTCGATATCGAAGTCGATTCCGAGAGCCCGCAGGCTTTCATCGACACCGTCAAGCGTATCTCCATCACCTTCGGTGGCATCAACCTGGAAGACATCAAGGCGCCTGAGTGCTTTGAAATCGAGAAAGCGCTGATCGAACAGTGCGATATCCCGGTTTTCCACGATGACCAGCACGGCACCGCTATCGTGACCGCAGCCGGCATGATCAACGCGCTGGAAATCGTCGGCAAAAGCCTCGACACCGCGAAAATTGTCTGCCTGGGCGCTGGCGCTGCTGCCATCTCGTGCATGAAGCTTTTGGTGAGCATGGGCGCGAAGATCGAAAACATCTTCATGGTCGACCGTACCGGTGTCATTCACTCCGGCCGTACCGATCTGAACCAGTACAAGGCG from Pseudomonas syringae includes:
- a CDS encoding thermonuclease family protein, which produces MGISRLLEKAPLVGVFFMSAIWLSGAQAFCPAPASLPVAQVQRVVDGDTLRLTDGRSVRMIGLNTPETGKKGQSAEPFAEAARRRLQALVDASGGQVSLRVGQQGKDHYGRTLANVYGRDGANLEAQLLSEGLGYLVAVAPNVALIDCQQNAERQARQARLGLWRNSPVQASDTVTKSGFAVVSGQVKSVQRNRGGVWIELQGALVLRIAPDQMSAFDMVTLERLKGRKIEARGWVVDRSRRGGLKSGQSRWLLPLTHPAMLNLPAI
- the rpmE gene encoding 50S ribosomal protein L31, translating into MKADIHPVYEAIDATCSCGNVIKTRSTLTGPLSLDVCNECHPFYTGKQKMLDVGGRVDKFKSRFGAFGATKAKQD
- a CDS encoding malic enzyme-like NAD(P)-binding protein — translated: MSDLKTAALEYHANPRPGKLSVELTKPTATARDLALAYSPGVAEPVREIARDPELAYKYTGKGNLVAVISDGTAILGLGDLGPLASKPVMEGKGVLFKRFAGIDVFDIEVDSESPQAFIDTVKRISITFGGINLEDIKAPECFEIEKALIEQCDIPVFHDDQHGTAIVTAAGMINALEIVGKSLDTAKIVCLGAGAAAISCMKLLVSMGAKIENIFMVDRTGVIHSGRTDLNQYKAVFAHATEKRSLTDALDGADVFVGLSGPNLLSAENLKLMAKDPIVFACSNPDPEISPELAHATRSDVIMATGRSDYPNQVNNVLGFPFIFRGALDVRAKRINEEMKIAAANALRELAKLPVPQEVCDAYGGIKLEFGREYIIPKPMDTRLLGLIADAVAKAAIESGVATLPYPKHYPLTSVDDVFNG